TGCTGGTGCATACGGATCTCGAGTCGTATCGTCGCTCGTGCCAGGCGATCTCATGCCCGCAGATCGCACATGACGTTCTCTCTCATGGAGGTCCTCGCATGACCACTCTCGAAATGCCGCATGTCTCCGACTGTTCGGTGAGCGCCTGCTCGTACAACCACGACGGCTGCCACGCCTTCGCGATCAACGTCAGTGGCGACAACGGCACCGCTGACTGCGCCACCTTCATCCCGCTGTCGATCAAGGGCGGACTCGATGTGGTCTCCCCGCAGGTCGGCGCCTGCCAGCGAGCAGACTGCTCGCACAACGACAACCTTGAGTGCACCGCGGCATCGGTTCAGATCGGCGCCGCGAACGCGGGTGACACCGCCAACTGCCTCACCTACGCGACGGCTTGAGCTCTCTCGCGTGACGTCGGGGTGGCCGGTCTCGTCCGGCCCACTCCGACCGTGAGCAACCCGGAGACCGCAGCTGCGACGACACCGATCGCGGCCAGCACGGGGTGCCCGGTGTAGACCGACCACACCACCGGCGCCACCGCAGCGACCACCGCGACCAGCAGAGCCGTCCGAGGTCGCACCCCGACGTCACGTCGGGAGTCCGGGACGGCGAACAGCAGCGCCCCCACCATGAACAGCGAACCGATGACGTCGCTGGGTCGGTGGGCTCCGACCTCCATGAGGCCTTGTCCCACCACGGTCACCCACATGGCGCCGACGACGGCGATCACCGGCGCGACCTGCCGTGGCGCGGCGCGGACGGCTGCGGCGACGCATCCGAACGCCGCGGCGGTGTGGCCGCTGGGGAACGTGTTGAAAGCCGCTCGCACGATGTCGATCAGTTCCGGGCGCGGCAGGATCACCGTTCGCAGCGCCCGGGCGATGACGACGCCGGCCGCCGGGAGCACCAGCAGGGCGACGATGCTCCACCGTCGACGCGCAGCGAGTCCGAGAACGATCACGGCCACCGCGGTCACCAACCACAGACGAGGATCGGTGACCTGCTCGAATCCGAGGTGGTGCAACAGGTCCCGCCAGGTGTCGGCGCCGTACATCTCGAGGT
This window of the Williamsia phyllosphaerae genome carries:
- a CDS encoding DUF1540 domain-containing protein translates to MTTLEMPHVSDCSVSACSYNHDGCHAFAINVSGDNGTADCATFIPLSIKGGLDVVSPQVGACQRADCSHNDNLECTAASVQIGAANAGDTANCLTYATA
- a CDS encoding phosphatase PAP2 family protein is translated as MTLRLSGSAVLLAAMAVVYLLTVWTTRGQTVDQRIYLEMYGADTWRDLLHHLGFEQVTDPRLWLVTAVAVIVLGLAARRRWSIVALLVLPAAGVVIARALRTVILPRPELIDIVRAAFNTFPSGHTAAAFGCVAAAVRAAPRQVAPVIAVVGAMWVTVVGQGLMEVGAHRPSDVIGSLFMVGALLFAVPDSRRDVGVRPRTALLVAVVAAVAPVVWSVYTGHPVLAAIGVVAAAVSGLLTVGVGRTRPATPTSRERAQAVA